One window of Mixophyes fleayi isolate aMixFle1 chromosome 3, aMixFle1.hap1, whole genome shotgun sequence genomic DNA carries:
- the MRPS22 gene encoding small ribosomal subunit protein mS22: MAARIAWFVRRVRPERVTGRRTLCAGAPVSHPARLPTFTDPEVQSILKKITGLNLEKVFQPAKQESKPPTYKLMTQQQYEESLQKATDVAQQYLEMPPMLTERQPINETLVVDEILSGTDTAKYVFTDITYSTPHHERFIVVREPDGVLRKATWEERDRMIQVYFPRQGRKIFPPPVFQEENMKRIFKEDRHEELLNRCIVQFEPDSAEYIKIRNHTFEDIDKQRKYDLLRSTRHFGGMVWQLCSQKNIDGLLIDMLQRDMLDDAVSLVRLYHMMHPDTACAKESQEADDRELIQIFVKMEAQKPGYIELALQAYPVSTSGAASS; the protein is encoded by the exons ATGGCTGCCCGCATAGCATGGTTTGTTCGCAGGGTTCGCCCAGAGAGGGTGACCGGTCGGCGAACCCTATGTGCTGGGG CTCCTGTTTCCCATCCGGCCAGATTGCCCACATTCACAGATCCAGAGGTGCAGAGTATTCTGAAGAAGATAACGGGTCTAAATTTGGAGAAAGTGTTCCAGCCAGCGAAGCAAGAATCCAAACCACCCACTTACAAGCTTATGACACAACAGCAGTATGAAGAG TCCCTCCAGAAAGCCACAGATGTTGCGCAACAATATCTAGAGATGCCACCGATGCTCACTGAGCGACAACCAATAAATGAAACCTTGGTTGTGGACGAGATCCTTTCTGGTACAGATACTGCCAAATATGTGTTCACTGACATAACTTACAGCACACCACATCAC GAAAGGTTTATTGTAGTAAGGGAGCCGGATGGTGTCCTGCGGAAAGCCACAtgggaagagagagacagaatgATCCAAGTGTATTTTCCCCGTCAAGGTCGCAAAATATTCCCCCCACCTGTCTTTCAGGAGGAAAACAtgaag CGGATTTTTAAAGAAGATCGACATGAGGAGCTTCTGAACCGTTGCATTGTGCAGTTTGAACCAGATTCTGCTGAATACATAAAG ATAAGAAACCATACATTTGAGGACATCGACAAGCAGCGAAAGTATGACCTATTGCGCTCCACACGCCACTTTGGAGGTATGGTGTGGCAGCTATGTTCTCAAAAGAACATCGATGGACTTCTTATAGATATGCTTCAAAGAGATAT GTTAGATGATGCAGTCTCTTTGGTAAGACTATATCATATGATGCATCCAGATACAGCGTGtgcaaaagagtcacaggaagcCGACGACAGGGAACTTATTCAG atctTTGTGAAAATGGAAGCTCAGAAGCCAGGATATATAGAACTAGCTCTTCAAGCATATCCAGTATCCACAAGTGGTGCTGCCTCTTCCTGA